A genomic stretch from Engraulis encrasicolus isolate BLACKSEA-1 chromosome 10, IST_EnEncr_1.0, whole genome shotgun sequence includes:
- the LOC134456219 gene encoding proteolipid protein 2-like → MADSEIAQGSGYLMTRKGMVMAGEIVICLIALICKVATTGCYIGVPICEMVLAIFYLVLFATGMDKNFGGVHWPWSDFLRSLTACPFVLITAMVCLIHSHGASVLAEILIIPAGVLFGYDAWLVFTTIRPRNNSEQNGGQIIA, encoded by the exons ATGGCTGACTCAGAGATAGCACAAGGATCAGGGTACTTAATGACAAGAAAAGGAATGGTCATGGCAGGTGAAATA GTCATTTGCTTAATTGCTCTGATCTGCAAAGTCGCAACTACAGGATGTTATATTGGAGTTCCGATTTGTGAGATGGTCTTGGCAATATTCTATTTGGTTTTATTTGCGACGGGGATGGACAAGAATTTTGGAGGAGTTCACTGGCCTTGGTCT GATTTCTTACGAAGTTTGACTGCATGCCCATTTGTCCTGATCACAGCCATGGTGTGCTTGATACACTCACACGGTGCTTCTGTGTTGGCAGAG ATCCTTATAATTCCTGCTGGAGTCCTGTTTGGTTATGATGCTTGGCTAGTCTTTACCACTATAAGGCCAAGAAATAACTCAGAACAAAATGGCGGACAAATCATTGCCTAG